Proteins from one Bombyx mori chromosome 1, ASM3026992v2 genomic window:
- the LOC101736369 gene encoding uncharacterized protein LOC101736369, translated as MLHSSIMLLLLCVSISTSAPADSPIRVDLPVFDQPQTNFDIQPNTVIEAENYPGGEPDTNSGNFISNKLQSSTKFISNKIETQVKALNFGGPFASRTSTLESAVPETEGFGSKTLSVKENIQNVVAGIFQPKPIVDTISESEKYGNTGDKFYSAGKVIVGGAEGVSNVVNSVLEIPGTFIRTITRAATEKLNNLGGKLIGL; from the exons ATGCTGCATTCCTCAATAATGTTATTACTGCTGTGCGTCAGTATCAGTACCTCGGCACCTGCGGACTCTCCCATTCGAGTCGACTTGCCAGTATTTGACCAGCCTCAGACAAACTTTGATATCCAACCGAATACGGTTATAGAAGCAGAGAATTACCCAGGTGGAGAACCTGACACAAATTCCGGGAATTTTATTTCGAACAAATTACAATCTTCTACAAAGTTCATCAGCAACAAAATTGAGACTCAA GTAAAGGCTTTGAATTTCGGAGGACCCTTTGCTTCTCGAACATCCACACTCGAGAGCGCCGTGCCAGAAACGGAAGGTTTTGGAAGTAAAACTTTATCAGTGAAAGAAAACATACAAAACGTTGTGGCCGGAATATTTCAA CCTAAGCCCATAGTAGACACAATCAGCGAATCAGAAAAATACGGCAACACTGGAGACAAATTCTACAGCGCGGGCAAAGTCATCGTAGGTGGTGCTGAAGGAGTGTCCAATGTAGTCAACTCAGTTCTTGAG attCCAGGGACCTTCATCAGAACAATTACCAGAGCTGCCACCGAGAAACTAAACAACCTGGGTGGAAAGCTAATTGGTTTATAA
- the LOC101736239 gene encoding uncharacterized protein LOC101736239 yields the protein MEMPEVNHCFGMFPPKYGCLLISWLGLATGGTGLAGIIMYGIVQEQIIAHFMNTTKVDEGSKKMALMSIGFTSLMLFIGNGLLFLGVTFSSKSCVKYFVYVTFAMCLIMIMGCIGAPVSCFFLAKTCVMKKISSPAMVIGYLGFTIFIELWLYFMVVGYNFKESL from the coding sequence ATGGAGATGCCCGAAGTAAATCATTGTTTCGGTATGTTCCCTCCGAAATATGGGTGTCTTTTGATATCTTGGCTCGGTCTTGCAACTGGAGGGACTGGCCTGGCTGGTATCATCATGTATGGCATTGTTCAAGAGCAAATCATTGCTCATTTCATGAATACAACCAAAGTTGATGAAGGTTCGAAGAAAATGGCTCTAATGTCAATTGGATTCACTTCTCTGATGTTGTTCATTGGAAATGGTTTGCTGTTTTTAGGAGTAACGTTTTCGTCTAAGTCCTGCGTCAAATATTTTGTATACGTGACTTTTGCCATGTGCCTTATAATGATCATGGGTTGTATCGGTGCACCTGTATCGTGTTTTTTTCTCGCAAAGACTtgtgtaatgaaaaaaatatcttcaccCGCTATGGTCATTGGTTATTTAGGTTTTACCATATTTATAGAATTGTGGTTATATTTTATGGTGGTGGGGTACAATTTCAAAGAATCATTATAA
- the LOC101736488 gene encoding cytochrome b-c1 complex subunit Rieske, mitochondrial: protein MNVLNNARAICPNLWTGLCCQNLTCIKTVREVRRKRASVNKSDAPLTRFCRNNLEQIPSLSMWVQVRYHKECPRLHRDIEFPNFNPYRKDQYKDVRKTRWGAGDEKSGVTYTIGFFGLLCGSYAVKSELVHFISYMAAAADVLAMASIEVDLTKITPGACVSYKWRGKPLFIKRRTQADIDIEAKTPLSVLRDPETPEQRTTIPEWLIVIGICTHLGCVPIANAGDYPGGFYCPCHGSHYDNVGRARKGPAPLNLEVPPYKFVSDSLVIVG, encoded by the coding sequence atgaatgttcTAAATAATGCGCGTGCAATTTGTCCTAATCTTTGGACCGGGCTGTGCTGTCAGAATTTAACTTGTATAAAAACTGTACGGGAGGTGCGACGAAAACGAGCGTCTGTCAATAAAAGCGATGCACCTCTAACGAGATTTTGTAGAAACAATCTTGAGCAAATACCGAGTCTGAGTATGTGGGTACAAGTGCGATACCACAAAGAATGTCCTCGTCTTCACCGCGATATCGAATTCCCAAACTTTAATCCGTACAGGAAAGATCAATACAAGGATGTGAGAAAGACAAGATGGGGTGCGGGCGACGAGAAGTCCGGAGTGACCTACACGATTGGCTTCTTCGGATTGCTCTGTGGATCGTATGCTGTAAAATCCGAGCTAGTACATTTCATTTCTTACATGGCCGCAGCCGCTGACGTGTTAGCTATGGCATCGATAGAAGTAGATCTGACCAAAATCACACCCGGGGCTTGTGTCTCATACAAATGGCGTGGAAAACCGCTTTTCATTAAGCGTAGAACTCAAGCAGACATCGATATTGAGGCAAAGACTCCATTGTCGGTTCTACGCGATCCAGAGACCCCGGAACAACGTACTACGATCCCGGAGTGGCTAATAGTGATTGGAATTTGTACTCATTTGGGATGTGTGCCGATCGCAAATGCTGGTGACTATCCGGGAGGTTTTTACTGTCCCTGCCACGGTAGTCATTACGATAACGTCGGTAGAGCTCGCAAAGGACCCGCGCCTTTGAATTTAGAGGTTCCCCCTTATAAGTTTGTTAGTGACTCTCTAGTAATTGTAGGATAA